AGCACGTCGGGCAGCCGGTGATAGGTCTGCGGGCCGATGACCAGATCCACCGCCGGAGCGCGGCGGATGATTTCCGCACCTTCGGCCTGCGCCACGCAGCCGGCGACACCGATCAGCAATTCACGGCCGGCCTTGGCGCGCTCGGCCTTTATGTCGCGGATGCGGCCAAGCTCGGAATAGACCTTTTCCGCCGCCTTCTCGCGGATATGGCAGGTGTTGAGCAGCACCAGATCGGCGTCCTCGACGGCGTCGGTGGCGACATAGCCGTCGGCGGCCAGCGCATCGGTCATGCGCTGGGAATCGTAGACGTTCATCTGGCATCCATAGGTCTTGACGAAGACCTTTTTCGCCGCGCGGTCAGTGCCGGCCGAGCGCTCGGCGGCAGCGCCGATGCCATGGCTTTCAATCCTGTTCAGTTCCATCGGGCGGCTTCTAGCGCCTTTCCGTGACAAAAAACAGACGATTCTGCCTTGTGGGCCCGTCGTGCGCCTCGACTTCACCGGTTCTTGGCCGGGTCGGCGAGGATGCCTTGCATCATCTCGCGCACCTTGGCTTCCATCAGTCTCGCCGTTTCCTTGCGGTTCGAACCCTTGGAGAACGGCACCGGCTGGCCGAAATGCACCTCGGCATCGATCGCGCCTTCGGCAAGCAGGGTTTTGAGATGCGGCATCAGATCCTGGTCGCCGATCCAGGCGGTGATCGGCCGATGGCGGCGGCCCATCGGCATGCCATGCAGGCGCGTATAGGCGATCGCCACGGGCTGGATGAAGACCTGTTCCGCCGCGCCTTCCGAAATCGCCATCGAGGCCGCGCCGAACAACGTGCTCTTGAACGGCAGCACCAGGTTGCCGTCGCCGGTCGAGCCTTCGGCGAACAGCACCATGGCGTCGCCTTTCGCCATCCTCTTGGCGATCTCGCTGGCCTGGTCGCCGGAGGTGCGCTTGCGCTCGCGCTCGATGAAGACGGTGCGCTGCAGCTTGGACAGCATGCCGATCAGCGGCCAGCCCTCCATGTCGGCCCTGGCGATGAACTTCACATCGACGAAGGAGCCGAGCACCATGATGTCGGTCCAGGAAATGTGGTTGGCCGCCACCAGCAGAGGGCGGTCTTTGGCCAAGCTGCCCGTCACATGCACCCGCATGCCCAGCGCCCGCAGGATCATGCTGTGCCAGATCTTCAGGATGACAGTTTCGGGCCACAGCCCCGTCTTCATCGACAGGATCTGCAGCGGCACCAGCACCAGGGAACAGACGACCACATAGAAGAGCGCCAGGAAAATCCGCAATTTCTCGATCATTCGCTCCGGCCCTATCGCGCGGATTGGCTAGCGAAGATCGCGGCGCATGACAAGCGCGCCGGTCGGGCCGTGCTCGGTCGAACGGTAATAGTTCGGGCGATGGCCGACCTGGATGAAGCCGAGCCTGCGGTAGAGCCCGATCGCGGGCGCATTGGTCTCGTCGACCTCGAGGAAGAGCGCTTCGGCGCGCTGCGCATGAAGCTCGCGCAGCACCGCGTCCATCAATTGCCAGCCAAGGCCCTGGCGGCGATGGCTGCGGGCGACGGCCACGGTCAGGATCTCGCCCTCGCCGGCTGCGAGCCGGGCGAGCACGAAGCCGACCGGCGGCTTGGAGCCCTGACCTGTTTCCCGCGCCGCATAGCCGAAGACCGTGTCCTGTTCGAGGAGCGCCGCAAACTCGCCATCGGTCCAGGGCCGCACGAAATCCTCGCGGTGCAGCACCGAAACAGCGGCGCTGTCGGCGACCGTCAGCGGTTCCAGCGCATAATCCCTGCGGCGCGGCTGAAAGAACGGAATGCGCATCAGGGTTCGCTTCCCTTGTCCTGCCTTGGCAGAATGAAACCCGCCTGCTGCTTGGCGTCGGCGCCACGCAGATAGAGCGGCTTCGGCTTCTCGCCGGGTCCCTTGGCGGCGGCCAGCCTGGCATAGGTGGCAATATCGGCGGTGGCGGCGACCGGACCGGTGTCGAAGGCACGACCTGCCGCGTGGGCAATCCGCGGCGCGGCGGTTCCGACAAGCACCGCTTCGGCGCTGATGGCCATGGCCACCGCCTCGGCAAGCGTAGCTACGGATGGTCCGTAAGTCTTGGCTAACGCTCTATCATAGAGCGCCGCATGGATTTCCTCGCGCCCGGCGTCGAGCGCTGCAAGCACCGCGCGCCCGGGAAAAGCCTTCGCGCCCTCGGCTGCCAGGGCTTCCAGAGTCGTCACGCCGATCGCCGGGATTTTCAGCGCCAACGCCAGGCCGCGCGCGGTCGATACGCCGACGCGCAGGCCGGTGAAGGAGCCGGGGCCGATCGAGACGGCAACGGCGTCCAGGTCAGGGTAGCCGACGCTGGCAGCTTGCAGGGCGGTCTCGATGACGGCCATCAGATGCTCGGCGTGCCCCTTGCCGAGATCGCGCAGCTCGCGGCCAAGCTCCTTCCCCGCGTCTGCGTCATAAACGCAGGCGGCGCAGAGACTGGCGGCGCAGTCGATGGCAAGCAACTTCATACGGGCAGCTTCATGGGCCGGTTAACGAACGGATCGAAACACAATTCCCTCTGCCCGGCATGGGGCGCCGCCGCAAGGGCCAGGGCGCAGAAATGTTAAGCGGCTTTGCTTCTAGAGCGCTTCACCGTTTCACGGAAACGGCGGGCCGCCCTATCTCTTTGTTTTGACGCAATTCCGGACAGAGGGTTACGGCGAACGCGCCGAACCTAACCGCTCACACTTTTCCCGGAAATTGCTCCAGGCGCGGCGATCACGCCGTCGCGACAATGCGCAGCATATGGTTGTCCCAGACATAGTCCGGCTCGGAACGGATGGCGCCGGCGCCGCCGACGATCTCGCCGGCGCCGGTCGTCGCCATGAAGCCGCTGCCGTCAGGCGCAAGCCCACAGACCTCCACCAGAGACCGGGTCGCAACCACGCGGCCGCTGGCGGCATCGATGACAGCCAGCGAATTGCCCTCCGGCGAGGTGACGGCGATCGTGCCTGTGACGGCATTGGCGGCGACCGAGCCAATGTAATTGCGGAAGCCGGAGAGCACGTCTTGCGGCATCTCCACCAGTTCGAGTTCCTTGCCGCGCGCGGCGCGGCCAACCAGCGCGGGGCGGTCTGTCGCCGGCCCGCGATATTGGCAGCCGAACCAGACGGTGCCCGCCTGGTCGCGGTCCATATGGCGGATCGAAAGCTGATGAAGCGCCGGCGGCAATTCATGCTTTTCGATCAGGTCGCCGGTGATGCGGTCGACCAGCGTATAGGATGGCTTCATCGTCGCGATGTTGAGCTCGGCGCGGCCATAGTCGGGATGGGTTTCGATGCCGCCATTGGCGATAGCCAGCGTTCGGCCATCGCCGAGCAGGAGCAGCTCGTGAGGGCCCATGCCATAGGTCGGGAACTCACCGACGCGACTGAACCCGGCCTTCGCGTCATAGACGCCGACGACACCGGCCGCGTTGTCGAAATCGTTTTCGGTCGCATAGAGCAGCGCGCCGTCGGGCGAGAACACGCCATGGCCGAAGAAATGCCGGCCGGCGATGCTGGCAATGGTCAAAGGCTTGTCGCGGCCGGCATGGTCGAAGACGACCGCGAAAGTGCCGGGCTGCCGGGCAAAAACGACCGAGCGTTTCGACACCGGATCGAAAGCGACGTCGTGGCCGCGGTCCGGCAGATCGATGCTGTGCAGGATCTTGCCGGCCTCGGACAGCACGGCGGCGCCAAAACTGCCGTCGCGCTTGACGAAAGCCGTGGCAAACACCGCGTCCGCCGCCAGCGTGTCGGCCCAGGCGCGCGGCGCCATGGCGGCGGCGAAGCCAGCGCCCGCGGCGCACAGGAAGTCGCGACGGTCGATGAGGGGAGTTCTCACGGCATCAATCCCCATCCAGCGACGAGAAGCCGGCGGTCAGGCCGAACTCGGCGGTCATCCTGGTGCCGATCAAGGTCGACAGGCTCGAGGTGATCAGCGCGAAATGTTCGAGCTTGTCGCGCAGCGCGGGGTCGGCGAGCGCCTTGTCGATCGGGCCGGGGATCGATTTCGCTGTTGTCACGCCGTTGCTGAGCTGGATGTGGATGGACTCGGCCATCCACTGCGCGTCGGCGGGCAGCGCATCGCCTAGCTTGGAAGCCTGGAACAGCTGGTCGATGCCGGAGAGATTTCCGGCCAGCGAAGCCGCCGTGTTCCGCGAGCGCCAGTAGATCGCCTGCTTTGGCTTGTCGGCGTCCGGCTTGGCGCCAAGGAAGCCCTTGAGCCGCACATCGCGGATCATGTCCAGCTCGTTGATGAAGACGCCGACCAGTTCCGTCACCGCTTCGTTGCCGTCGCGGTAGAGCGGGTTCTTCGGGCCGGGATGAGCCCAGAGCGAAGCGAAGCCGTCGGGCTTTTGCCAGGCATCGCGCACCTCGCCGGCCATGGTTTCGACGTTGCCGGCGACCGCCTCGCCATAGGCGCAAAGATAGGGCTCGTCCTTCCCTGCAAGCGTTTCGGCGCCGTCGCCATAAAGCACGTATTCGAGCGCGCCGAGGCCCTGCATGGCGACGCTCTTTTGCGCCAGTTGCACCGGATCGGTGGCCGACGGGTCCTTCGATGCGAGCGTGGCCTGCACTTGTCTCAGGCCGATGCTCTTGCGGTCCGGCCAATAGAGCATACGCTCCAGCCGGTTGTTTTCCTTGATCGGCCCGAAGGCGATGATCTCGGCCACAGACCAGGCCTCGACCGTGCCGGAAAACGCCGAGCGCGCCGCTTCGAGATTGATTTCGGACGGCGCTTCGCAAAGCTGGTGCATCGCCCTGGCCAGGCCCGCCGCATGCTCGTCAAGACTGGCATAGGCGGGGCGGACGAAGCCATCGATCGCGCGCTCGATGACGTCGGAAGCCTTGACCGCGGCTGATGCCGGCAAGGCAGCGGCCAGAAGGAAAGGAAGAACAAGGACCAGGCATTTCGACATCAGAGCGACGCGTTTTAGCATCAGAGGGACTCCAGGAATTTGATCAACGCATCGCGATCGGTCGCGGCCGCCCCGGCAAAGCGGTCGCGGGCGTTCTGCCCCTCGCCGCCATGCCACAGGATCGCCTCGGCAAGCGTGCGGGCGCGGCCGTCATGCAGATAAAAGGCATTGCCATTGACTGTCGCGGTGAGCCCAATACCCCATAGCGGCGGGGTGCGCCACTCGCTCCCCGTGGCTTCTCCAACCCGTTGTCGGTCCGCAAGGCCCTCGCCCATGTCGTGCAGCAGGAAATCGGAATAGGGCCAGATCAGCTGGAAGGCCTGCGCCTTGTTGGGCGTGCCGCGCATGGTCACGAATTTCGGCGTGTGGCAGGCGATGCAGCCCATTTCGTAGAACTGCTTCTTTCCGTCGAGCACTTGCGGTGTG
This region of Mesorhizobium sp. M2A.F.Ca.ET.046.03.2.1 genomic DNA includes:
- a CDS encoding lysophospholipid acyltransferase family protein: MIEKLRIFLALFYVVVCSLVLVPLQILSMKTGLWPETVILKIWHSMILRALGMRVHVTGSLAKDRPLLVAANHISWTDIMVLGSFVDVKFIARADMEGWPLIGMLSKLQRTVFIERERKRTSGDQASEIAKRMAKGDAMVLFAEGSTGDGNLVLPFKSTLFGAASMAISEGAAEQVFIQPVAIAYTRLHGMPMGRRHRPITAWIGDQDLMPHLKTLLAEGAIDAEVHFGQPVPFSKGSNRKETARLMEAKVREMMQGILADPAKNR
- the tsaB gene encoding tRNA (adenosine(37)-N6)-threonylcarbamoyltransferase complex dimerization subunit type 1 TsaB — translated: MKLLAIDCAASLCAACVYDADAGKELGRELRDLGKGHAEHLMAVIETALQAASVGYPDLDAVAVSIGPGSFTGLRVGVSTARGLALALKIPAIGVTTLEALAAEGAKAFPGRAVLAALDAGREEIHAALYDRALAKTYGPSVATLAEAVAMAISAEAVLVGTAAPRIAHAAGRAFDTGPVAATADIATYARLAAAKGPGEKPKPLYLRGADAKQQAGFILPRQDKGSEP
- a CDS encoding N-acetyltransferase; translated protein: MRIPFFQPRRRDYALEPLTVADSAAVSVLHREDFVRPWTDGEFAALLEQDTVFGYAARETGQGSKPPVGFVLARLAAGEGEILTVAVARSHRRQGLGWQLMDAVLRELHAQRAEALFLEVDETNAPAIGLYRRLGFIQVGHRPNYYRSTEHGPTGALVMRRDLR
- a CDS encoding imelysin family protein; this encodes MLKRVALMSKCLVLVLPFLLAAALPASAAVKASDVIERAIDGFVRPAYASLDEHAAGLARAMHQLCEAPSEINLEAARSAFSGTVEAWSVAEIIAFGPIKENNRLERMLYWPDRKSIGLRQVQATLASKDPSATDPVQLAQKSVAMQGLGALEYVLYGDGAETLAGKDEPYLCAYGEAVAGNVETMAGEVRDAWQKPDGFASLWAHPGPKNPLYRDGNEAVTELVGVFINELDMIRDVRLKGFLGAKPDADKPKQAIYWRSRNTAASLAGNLSGIDQLFQASKLGDALPADAQWMAESIHIQLSNGVTTAKSIPGPIDKALADPALRDKLEHFALITSSLSTLIGTRMTAEFGLTAGFSSLDGD
- a CDS encoding DUF1513 domain-containing protein, which produces MRTPLIDRRDFLCAAGAGFAAAMAPRAWADTLAADAVFATAFVKRDGSFGAAVLSEAGKILHSIDLPDRGHDVAFDPVSKRSVVFARQPGTFAVVFDHAGRDKPLTIASIAGRHFFGHGVFSPDGALLYATENDFDNAAGVVGVYDAKAGFSRVGEFPTYGMGPHELLLLGDGRTLAIANGGIETHPDYGRAELNIATMKPSYTLVDRITGDLIEKHELPPALHQLSIRHMDRDQAGTVWFGCQYRGPATDRPALVGRAARGKELELVEMPQDVLSGFRNYIGSVAANAVTGTIAVTSPEGNSLAVIDAASGRVVATRSLVEVCGLAPDGSGFMATTGAGEIVGGAGAIRSEPDYVWDNHMLRIVATA